A single genomic interval of Xyrauchen texanus isolate HMW12.3.18 chromosome 8, RBS_HiC_50CHRs, whole genome shotgun sequence harbors:
- the stk17al gene encoding serine/threonine kinase 17a like, giving the protein MMNRNGMVTNIRTRIRTDPFKNSYDLVGKELGRGKFAVVKKCVEKTTGKEHAAKFLRKRRKGQDCRGDILNEIAVLESAEVNPYVVALHEVYETTTEIILVLECAAGGEIFNQCVADNDEAFTEKDVIRLARQILTGVTCLHQNNVVHLDLKPQNILLTSAQPLGDIRIVDFGLSRRVDSASELREILGTPEYVAPEILNYEPISTATDMWSIGVLTYVMLTGESPFLGDDKQETFLNISQVNVDYSQDVFQGISDLAVDFIQSLLIKNPRKRATAEQCLNHPWLNSHSHHHSVDSPLNEQEASQSESEPESPVPSPELVVMTSFPTYPGQVELKTGRDTFSFSEPFPSRPEIQQELIC; this is encoded by the exons ATGATGAACAGGAACGGAATGGTCACAAACATTCGCACGCGGATTAGGACCGACCCCTTCAAGAACAGCTATGACCTGGTCGGTAAAGAGCTTGGcag GGGCAAGTTTGCTGTAGTAAAGAAGTGTGTGGAAAAGACTACTGGGAAGGAGCATGCTGCAAAGTTCTTGAGGAAAAGGCGGAAGGGTCAGGATTGCCGTGGTGACATTCTGAACGAGATTGCGGTGCTGGAATCGGCAGAGGTGAATCCTTATGTCGTGGCACTGCATGAAGTCTACGAGACCACCACAGAAATCATCCTCGTGTTAGAGTG TGCTGCTGGAGGTGAAATTTTTAACCAGTGTGTTGCTGACAATGATGAGGCCTTCACAGAGAAAGATGTCATCCGATTGGCCAGGCAGATTTTAACAGGTGTGACCTGTCTTCATCAAAACAACGTGGTGCATCTGGATCTCAAG CCTCAGAACATCCTGTTGACCAGTGCTCAGCCGTTGGGCGACATCCGTATTGTTGATTTCGGCTTGTCGCGTCGAGTGGACAGTGCATCAGAGTTACGGGAGATCCTGGGCACTCCTGAGTATGTGG CTCCTGAAATTCTGAACTATGAGCCCATCAGCACAGCTACTGACATGTG GAGTATTGGTGTACTAACTTATGTGATGCTGACAGGAGAGTCTCCTTTTCTGGGGGACGACAAACAGGAGACCTTCCTGAACATCTCCCAGGTCAACGTGGACTACTCGCAGGATGTCTTTCAGGGCATCTCCGACCTCGCTGTGGACTTCATACAATCACTGCTCATCAAAAACCCCAG AAAACGAGCAACTGCAGAACAGTGTTTAAATCATCCCTGGTTGAACAGCCACTCTCATCACCATTCTGTTGATTCTCCTCTCAATGAACAagaagccagccaatcagaatctgAGCCCGAAAGTCCTGTACCTTCCCCAGAGCTTGTTGTCATGACTTCATTTCCCACCTACCCGGGCCAGGTAGAGCTGAAGACGGGTCGGGATACTTTCAGTTTTTCAGAACCCTTCCCATCCCGTCCTGAGATACAGCAAGAACTCATATGTTAA